A single window of Flavobacterium sp. 140616W15 DNA harbors:
- a CDS encoding HEPN domain-containing protein: protein MESFRTEIENPIVQKEIIDLEKKIHLFRGGKIDDERFRSLRLARGIYGQRQEGVQMIRIKLPFGKVTSEQLVRITKVSDEYSTGRLHITTRQDIQIHYVSLDRTPELWANLAKDDVTLREACGNTVRNITASELAGVDVNEPFDVSPYAHGLFQYLLRNPICQEMGRKFKISFSSSDEDTALSYLHDLGFIPKIVDGVRGFKIMLGGGLGSQPAHAELLSEFVPANQIIPTAEGVIRIFDRYGERAKRMKARMKFLIKEIGRDTFLDLVEQEKKAIAFETYEIDTTAFDAPIPEPLLTVPSVTIEDEAAYEAWKKSNVIAQKQDGYYAIGIKVLLGDFYTDKARILADLIKNYAANELRFSLRQNIVIRHVKEENLPFFYQELAKLGFVNLGYNSTADITACPGTDTCNLGIASSTGIAEELEKVLNAEYPQYSNNQEIEIKISGCMNACGQHNMSAIGFQGMSINSGKLVAPALQVLLGGGRLGNGSGRFADKVIKIPSRRGPDALRTILNDFDANANGQKFLNYYDAKGEKYFYEILKPFADVTNLTEADFVDWGNADNYVKAVGVGECAGVVIDLVATLLLEAKDKLTFAQESFDENKWSDAIYHAYAGFVNGAKALLLSEDEKTNNHAGIVDLFDTVFVATSKIELPTTFKELVYQINKVEPSEVFAKQYIQEGISFFDTIEKYRAKDLANA, encoded by the coding sequence ATGGAAAGTTTTAGAACAGAAATAGAAAATCCGATAGTTCAGAAAGAGATTATCGATCTAGAAAAAAAGATTCATTTATTCCGTGGAGGGAAAATTGATGATGAGCGTTTTCGTAGTCTTCGTTTAGCACGTGGAATCTACGGGCAACGCCAGGAAGGCGTTCAAATGATTCGTATTAAATTGCCATTTGGTAAAGTTACCAGCGAGCAATTAGTACGTATTACTAAAGTTTCTGATGAATATTCTACAGGACGTTTGCATATTACAACACGTCAGGACATTCAGATTCACTATGTAAGTTTAGACAGAACTCCAGAACTTTGGGCTAATCTAGCTAAAGATGATGTTACTTTGCGTGAAGCTTGTGGAAACACCGTTCGTAATATTACAGCAAGCGAATTAGCTGGTGTAGATGTAAACGAACCATTTGATGTTTCGCCATACGCACATGGTTTGTTCCAATACTTATTGAGAAACCCTATTTGTCAGGAAATGGGACGTAAATTTAAAATTTCGTTTTCATCATCAGATGAAGATACTGCATTGAGCTATTTGCACGATTTAGGATTTATTCCAAAAATTGTAGATGGTGTTCGTGGATTTAAAATCATGTTAGGAGGAGGACTAGGTTCGCAACCGGCACATGCCGAATTACTTTCGGAATTTGTACCTGCTAACCAGATTATCCCAACGGCAGAAGGTGTGATTCGTATTTTTGACAGATACGGAGAACGCGCCAAAAGAATGAAAGCGCGTATGAAATTTTTAATCAAAGAGATAGGAAGAGATACTTTCCTTGATTTGGTTGAACAAGAGAAAAAAGCAATTGCTTTTGAAACATACGAAATAGATACAACAGCTTTTGATGCGCCAATTCCAGAGCCATTATTAACCGTTCCATCGGTTACTATCGAAGATGAAGCAGCTTATGAAGCTTGGAAAAAATCAAACGTAATTGCTCAGAAACAAGATGGATATTACGCTATCGGAATTAAAGTATTACTAGGAGATTTTTATACTGATAAAGCTAGAATATTAGCAGATTTGATTAAGAATTATGCAGCAAACGAATTGCGTTTTTCATTGCGTCAGAATATTGTAATACGTCATGTAAAAGAAGAGAATTTACCTTTCTTTTATCAAGAGTTAGCTAAGTTAGGATTTGTGAATTTAGGGTATAATTCTACAGCCGATATTACAGCTTGTCCAGGTACAGATACTTGTAACTTAGGAATTGCAAGCAGTACAGGAATTGCCGAAGAATTAGAAAAAGTGCTAAATGCCGAATATCCACAATACAGCAATAATCAAGAAATCGAAATAAAAATTAGTGGTTGTATGAACGCTTGTGGTCAACACAATATGTCAGCAATCGGATTTCAGGGAATGTCTATTAACTCAGGAAAACTGGTTGCGCCAGCGTTACAAGTTTTATTAGGGGGAGGAAGATTAGGAAACGGATCAGGTCGTTTTGCCGATAAAGTAATTAAAATTCCAAGTCGTAGAGGACCAGATGCATTACGTACGATCTTAAATGATTTTGATGCAAATGCAAACGGACAAAAATTCCTGAATTATTACGATGCAAAAGGAGAAAAATATTTCTATGAAATTTTAAAACCATTCGCAGATGTTACCAATTTAACTGAAGCTGATTTTGTAGATTGGGGTAATGCCGACAACTATGTAAAAGCTGTTGGAGTTGGAGAATGTGCTGGAGTTGTTATTGATTTAGTAGCTACTTTATTATTAGAAGCAAAAGATAAATTAACTTTCGCACAAGAGTCATTCGACGAAAACAAATGGTCAGATGCTATTTACCATGCTTACGCAGGATTTGTAAATGGAGCTAAAGCATTATTGCTTTCAGAAGATGAAAAGACAAACAATCATGCAGGAATTGTTGATTTGTTTGATACTGTTTTCGTAGCGACTTCTAAAATAGAATTGCCAACAACATTTAAAGAATTAGTTTATCAAATCAATAAAGTGGAGCCTTCAGAAGTATTTGCAAAACAATATATCCAAGAAGGAATTTCATTTTTTGATACGATCGAAAAATATAGAGCCAAAGATTTAGCAAATGCTTAA
- a CDS encoding sulfate adenylyltransferase subunit 1: MEVLKIATAGSVDDGKSTLIGRLLYDTKSLTTDKIEAIEKSSKLKGYDYLDFSLATDGLVAEREQGITIDVAHIYFSTAKKSYIIADTPGHVEYTRNMVTGASTSQVSIILIDARKGVIEQTYRHFFINNLLRVKEVIVAINKMDLVDYSEEVFNKIKADFQALNAKSTFKEQNVSYIPLSAINGGNVVDKSENMKWYDGQTVLEHLEALEPTDVFEKGEARFPVQTVIRPKTEEYHDFRGYAGKLYGNSIKVGDAVTVLPSLTESKVKNIHFFDKQYDEAIAGSSITIELENDINVTRGDMIVKSTELPKIEKDITTTVCWMDSKKLVPGTKYIVQHNTNRVLAKVESIKNTIATDYSGTTPATQLAINEIGEVSIKLSKPLYFDAYNDNKSNGAFILIDTATNTTAGVGFIR; this comes from the coding sequence ATGGAAGTTTTAAAAATAGCAACAGCAGGAAGTGTAGATGACGGAAAGAGTACTTTAATTGGAAGATTATTGTATGATACAAAATCATTGACTACAGATAAAATAGAAGCAATAGAAAAAAGCAGCAAATTAAAAGGTTACGATTATCTAGATTTTTCATTAGCAACTGACGGATTAGTAGCAGAAAGAGAACAAGGAATCACTATTGATGTAGCGCATATATATTTTTCGACAGCTAAGAAAAGTTACATTATTGCCGATACACCAGGTCACGTAGAGTATACACGTAACATGGTTACAGGAGCTTCGACTTCGCAAGTTTCAATCATTTTGATTGATGCTCGTAAAGGAGTAATCGAGCAAACGTACCGTCACTTTTTTATCAATAATTTATTGAGAGTAAAAGAGGTAATTGTTGCAATAAACAAAATGGACTTAGTCGATTATTCAGAAGAAGTTTTTAATAAAATCAAAGCTGATTTTCAGGCATTAAATGCTAAAAGTACTTTCAAAGAACAAAACGTAAGTTATATTCCATTAAGTGCAATCAACGGAGGAAACGTAGTTGATAAATCGGAAAATATGAAATGGTATGACGGACAAACTGTTTTGGAACATTTAGAAGCTTTAGAGCCAACAGATGTTTTTGAAAAAGGAGAAGCACGTTTTCCAGTTCAAACAGTAATTCGTCCAAAGACTGAAGAGTACCATGATTTTAGAGGATATGCTGGTAAATTATATGGGAACTCCATTAAAGTAGGAGATGCCGTAACCGTTTTACCTTCATTAACAGAATCTAAAGTAAAGAATATTCATTTTTTTGATAAACAATATGATGAAGCAATTGCAGGTTCATCAATCACAATTGAATTAGAAAATGATATCAATGTTACCAGAGGAGATATGATTGTAAAATCTACGGAACTTCCTAAAATAGAAAAAGACATCACAACAACAGTTTGTTGGATGGATTCTAAAAAGTTAGTTCCTGGAACAAAATATATCGTTCAGCATAATACAAACAGAGTTTTGGCAAAAGTAGAAAGTATTAAGAATACAATCGCAACCGATTATTCAGGTACAACACCAGCAACTCAATTAGCAATAAACGAAATAGGTGAAGTAAGCATTAAATTGAGTAAGCCTTTATATTTTGATGCCTATAACGACAATAAATCAAACGGAGCTTTTATCCTGATTGATACCGCAACCAATACAACTGCAGGAGTAGGATTCATTCGATAA
- the cysD gene encoding sulfate adenylyltransferase subunit CysD codes for MSSVLKTNALESEAIYIFREVISQFDKPVLLFSGGKDSITLVRLAQKAFFPAKIPFPLLHVDTGHNFPETIEFRDKLVAELGLELIVRNVQDAIDEGKVVEETGKYSSRNSLQTTTLLDAIEEFKFDACIGGARRDEEKARAKERIFSVRDDFGQWDEKNQRPELFDILNGKIENGQNVRVFPISNWTELDVWSYIEQEKIEIPSIYFSHKRKVFLRDGLIWSHSPYVYQEEDEQIEERIVRFRTVGDMSCTAAVESYAATIKEVVGEIRTSTISERGARIDDKRSEAAMEKRKQQGYF; via the coding sequence ATGAGTTCAGTATTAAAAACAAATGCTTTAGAAAGCGAAGCGATATACATTTTTAGAGAAGTAATTTCTCAGTTTGATAAACCGGTTTTACTTTTTTCAGGAGGTAAAGATTCGATTACTTTAGTGCGTTTAGCACAAAAAGCATTCTTTCCTGCAAAAATACCTTTCCCACTATTGCATGTTGATACAGGACATAACTTTCCTGAAACAATAGAATTTAGAGATAAATTAGTTGCAGAGCTAGGGTTAGAATTAATCGTAAGAAATGTTCAGGATGCTATTGATGAAGGAAAAGTTGTAGAAGAAACTGGAAAATATTCTAGTAGAAACAGTTTGCAGACAACTACACTTTTAGATGCTATTGAAGAATTTAAGTTTGATGCTTGTATTGGTGGAGCACGTAGAGATGAAGAAAAAGCAAGAGCAAAAGAGCGTATTTTTTCAGTTCGTGATGATTTCGGTCAATGGGATGAAAAAAATCAACGCCCAGAGTTATTTGATATTCTAAACGGAAAAATTGAAAATGGACAAAACGTACGTGTTTTTCCAATTTCAAACTGGACAGAACTAGATGTATGGAGTTATATCGAACAAGAAAAAATTGAAATTCCATCTATTTATTTTTCACACAAACGTAAAGTTTTCTTGAGAGATGGATTAATATGGTCACATTCTCCTTATGTATATCAAGAAGAAGATGAACAAATAGAAGAAAGAATTGTTCGTTTTAGAACTGTTGGAGATATGAGTTGTACAGCCGCTGTTGAATCTTATGCAGCTACGATTAAAGAAGTTGTGGGTGAGATTAGAACATCGACAATCTCTGAAAGAGGAGCCAGAATTGATGACAAACGTTCTGAAGCAGCAATGGAGAAAAGAAAACAACAAGGGTACTTTTAA
- a CDS encoding phosphoadenylyl-sulfate reductase, giving the protein MSATNITSLLAKTKDFSLEETLTFLANEYKDKVVFSTSFGQEDQVITDFIAKNNIEITIFTLDTGRLFQETYDVFHRTLKKYKKHIEVYFPEAIAVENLLKVKGPNSFYESVENRKECCFIRKVVPLRKALAGNAVWITGLRAEQSENRNDLQLFGYDANFEIIKFNPLLKWSLQEVEDYLQEHSVPQNALHKKGFVSIGCAPCTRAILPDEDIRAGRWWWESSHKECGLHSAKKE; this is encoded by the coding sequence ATTGACTTTTTTGGCTAATGAATACAAAGACAAAGTAGTTTTTTCGACTTCATTTGGTCAGGAAGATCAGGTTATTACCGATTTTATTGCTAAAAATAATATCGAAATTACCATTTTCACATTAGATACTGGAAGATTATTTCAGGAAACATACGATGTTTTTCATAGAACATTAAAAAAATATAAAAAGCATATTGAGGTTTATTTTCCAGAAGCAATTGCTGTAGAAAACTTGCTAAAAGTAAAGGGTCCAAATAGCTTTTATGAATCAGTTGAGAATAGAAAGGAATGTTGCTTTATTCGTAAAGTAGTTCCGTTAAGAAAAGCTTTAGCAGGAAATGCAGTTTGGATAACAGGTTTAAGAGCTGAGCAATCTGAAAATAGAAATGATTTGCAATTGTTTGGATATGATGCCAATTTTGAAATAATAAAATTTAATCCATTATTAAAATGGTCATTACAAGAAGTTGAGGATTATCTACAAGAGCATAGCGTACCTCAAAATGCATTGCATAAAAAAGGGTTTGTAAGTATAGGTTGTGCACCATGTACAAGAGCAATTTTGCCAGACGAAGATATTAGAGCTGGAAGATGGTGGTGGGAGTCAAGCCATAAAGAATGTGGTTTGCATAGTGCTAAGAAAGAATAG